The genomic stretch GTCGAGACGCTGGGCCGCGTCCTCATGCCCGGCCCGGTGCTGCACTTCGCGGGCGAGGAGCGCCCCGTGTACCACGGGGTCCCGTCGATCGGCGAGCACACCGACGAGGTCCTGTCCGAGCTGCTGTCCCTCAGCGGCTCCGAGATCGCCGAGCTGGCCGAGGCGGGCACGGTGCGCTCGGGCCAGGCGCCGGCGGCCACCGAAGCGCTCCGCTGATCACGACCGAAACCGCGGTTCCGGCCCCCGTCCACGGGGGCCGGAACCGCGGTTTCGGCTACTCCTGGGTCAGGGCTGGCCGCCGTCGACGGTCAGGATCGAGCCCGTGGTGAAACTGGACGCGTCGCTGGCCAGGTAGAGCGCGGCGCCGGTGATCTCCTCGGGCCGGCCGCCGCGCTTGGCCGCGAAACCCTGGGCGCGCTGCTCGAACGCCGCCATGTCCCACGCCTTGCTGACGTCGGTCAGGAACGTGCCGGCCATGATCGCGTTCACCCGCACCGTGGGCCCGAAGGTGTGCGCGAAGCCGACGGTCAGGGCGTTCAGCCCGGCCTTGGCCGCGGCGTAGGGGAGGATCGCCGGCCGCGGCCGCACCGCGCCCATGCTCGAGATGTTGATGATCGAGCCGCCGTCCCCGGCGGCCATCCGGGTGCCGACGAGCGCCATCAACCGGAAGGGGCCCTTGAGGTTGACGCCGAGCACCTTGTCGAAGAGCTCCTCGGACACGTTCGCGACGTCGTCGTAGAGCGGGGACATGCCGGCGTTGTTCACCAGGACGTCGAGGTGCCCGAACTCGTCGTAGACCCGGTCCACCAGCTCGTCGAGCGCGGACCACTTGCCGACGTGCGCGCCGATGCCCAGCGCCCGGCGGCCGGTCGTCTCCTGCACCTCCGCCGCGAACTCCTCGCAGGCGGCCCCGTCACGGCTGGCGATGACCACGTCGGCGCCCGCCGCGGCGAACGCGAGGGTCATGGCGCGGCCCAGGCCGCGGCTGCCTCCGGTGACCAGGGCGACCTTGCCGTCGAGGGCGAACGAGGGGGCGTGGGGGGCGCGTGGGGTGGCATGGCGTCTCCTGGGATGGGTGCCGGGATCGTACTTGACGGGGTGCTATTCCTCAGTATGGTGATCATAGATAGCACCCATCCGCGGCCTCGTGCCTCCTTTCTCTCCTGGGGCGACATGTCTTCTCCCGATGCCGGCCTGTTCGAGCTGCCGCAGAAGTACCTCGACCTGCAGGCGGAGGCACGGGCGCTGGCCGCGGCGTGCGCCGACGTGGCCGACCGCGCCGACGAGGCCGACCACTTCGACCCCGACGTTCGGGAGCGCCTGGCGCGGTCGGGGCTCACCGCGGTCACCGTCGACGCCGCCTACGGGGGGCGGTTCGAGAAGGTCGACTCGCTCGCCGTGACCGTGGTCCGCGAGGCGCTGGCCTACGAGAGCGCGCACCTCGACTCGATCTTCGCGATGCAGGGCATCGGGAGCTTCCCGCTCTCGGTCGGGGCGTCGGAGGCCGTGCGCAAGGAGTGGCTGCCGAAGATCGCCTCCCTCGAGGCCGTCGGCGCCCTCGGCCTGACCGAGCCGGACGTCGGTTCCGACCTGCGCGCGGTGGCGACGACGGTGACCGAGAAGGACGGCGAACTGGTCGTGAGCGGCCACAAGTCGTTCATCACCAACGCCGGTGACGCCAGCTTCTACAGCGTGCTGGCCCGGGAGGGCGACGCGCACTCGCTGGTGCTGGTGCCGGCCGACGCCCCCGGCGTCACGGTCACGCACCCGCACCAGATCATCGCCCCGCACGTGCTCGGCGATGTCGTCTTCGACGACGTGCGCGTGCCGCTCGACCACCGACTCGGCGAGCCCGGCAAGGGCTTCAAGCTGATGCTCGCGACGCTCGCGACCTTCCGGGTCTCCGTCGCGGGCGCCGCGGTCGGCGTGGCCCAGGCGGCGCTCGAGGAGGCGATCGGGCACGCGACCTCGCGGGTCCAGTTCGGCAAGCCGCTCGCCGAGCTGGGCCCCGTGCCCTCGAAGCTCGCGGAGAGCTGGATCGACATCGAGATGGCCCGCGCGATGACCTACCGGGCGGCCGCCGCGTCGGCGCGCGACCCGCTGTCGGCGCTGCACCTGTCGTCGATGGCCAAGGTGGGCGCGACCGAGGCGGCCGGCCGGGTCGTCGACCGGGCCGTGCAGGTCATGGGCCGGTTCGGCCTCGTGCGCGGCTCCAAGATCGAGCGGCTGTACCGAGAGGCCCGGCCGATGCGCATCTACGAGGGCTCCACCGAGGTCATCCTCGACTCGCTCGCCCGCAAGCTCGTGAAGGACCGCCGGTCATGATCATCGACGCCCACATGCACGTCTGGCCGGACCACATCGCCGACGCGATGCAGAGCCAGCGCCCCTCGGGGATGCCCCTGCGCTTCGACGGCAAGCTCTCCGGCCTGCTCCGCACGATGGACGAGGTCGGCATCGACAAGGGCCTGGCGCTCGGCGTCGGCATCAAGGCCTCGGTGGTCGCCCGCACCAACGAGTTCATCGGCACCGTGCCCCGCGACCGGCTGGTGCCCATGGGCACCGTGCACCCCGAGCTGTCGGTCGAGGAGAACATGAAGCACCTCAAGG from Blastococcus sp. PRF04-17 encodes the following:
- a CDS encoding acyl-CoA dehydrogenase family protein, with protein sequence MSSPDAGLFELPQKYLDLQAEARALAAACADVADRADEADHFDPDVRERLARSGLTAVTVDAAYGGRFEKVDSLAVTVVREALAYESAHLDSIFAMQGIGSFPLSVGASEAVRKEWLPKIASLEAVGALGLTEPDVGSDLRAVATTVTEKDGELVVSGHKSFITNAGDASFYSVLAREGDAHSLVLVPADAPGVTVTHPHQIIAPHVLGDVVFDDVRVPLDHRLGEPGKGFKLMLATLATFRVSVAGAAVGVAQAALEEAIGHATSRVQFGKPLAELGPVPSKLAESWIDIEMARAMTYRAAAASARDPLSALHLSSMAKVGATEAAGRVVDRAVQVMGRFGLVRGSKIERLYREARPMRIYEGSTEVILDSLARKLVKDRRS